Sequence from the Psilocybe cubensis strain MGC-MH-2018 chromosome 10, whole genome shotgun sequence genome:
GGAAACGCAAACATACCAGTCTTCTTCCGCTCAGCCTTGTTACAGCGTTTCTGAGCTTTGGAGGCACGCTCCGCGCGCTTCCTTGCCTTCTCATCTGACAGACCCTCCAAGTCCCGCTCTCTCTCATGTTGTAAATCATCCATAAGCTCTCCCATACACACCAAAGCCTCAAGCTGTTCGTCcaattttctcttttcctctttttcttttgcctccttttcctttgcctcctccgccttgCGCTGCTGCACCTTCTTGTCCcttctctccttctcctcagCACATAGCGCTCTAAACTCTTCCATGCGGACACTACCATGCACCTTCACGTATTCCTCGGGAAGCATGTTATTGTCGTCCTTTCTTTCCCAATCTCCGCCTGCCTGCAGGATCAGCTCAACAACGCTCATCTCGCCCACGAGACAAGCGAGGTGGAGAGGTTGGCTATCGTCATCGGAGTACGGATTGGCGGAGGTGATACTGTGTAGATCTATAGAGGCCGGTTTGAGGGACTTAATGATTGACGAGATTCGGCCGTATATGCCACGGCTCCTTGTAATGGCGAGACTCTTGTTTGAGTTGATAATCCTGAAGAAGAGGGTTCGTATAGAACGAAGCGCCGGTGAGATGCGTCGGTGGAGGGGTTTTGAAAGGCAACTCACTCTTTACAGTATTCTAAATCGCGCTCGCAAATTGCCCTGCAGAGCGCTGCGCTATCTACATTTATCACGTATATTTGAGTCCTCGATCCAACTGAGAAAATCATGTCAAAATTGAGAAATCGTACCTTTTCTCTCAAGCGAGCGGTATCGCATCCTCCACTGGACGGTCGCCTCATGGTATGCTCTTACTACCTCTATATCAACCCTGGCCAAATCAAAATACTCCCTCGGGAGTCTCTTTTTCTCGTCCTGCCAATCAAACCCCTTAGAAATATCCGTTGTCGACCCAATATACAGATCGAGCACCGCAGCGTCCCCGCGCATGCATGCAAAATGCAGCGCGCTCGCTCCGGCCGTGGACTCTGTACCGACAATCTTTGGGCATAATTCTTCTTTGCGGCACTGTATATCTGCGTCGGAGGACGAGGTGTTGAACGTTGATTGGTCTTTTACCGAGACGTCGAGCccggggagggagaggataAACGCGAGGAGCTCTGGGTCGCAGTTGAGCGTGGCAGTGTGGAGGGGTGCCCAGCCGAGTGGGTGGCGGGTGTTGATGAGGTCGGGTGATATCTCGAGCAATCTGTGTTAAATTATGTTGGATTTGATGTATGTGTGCACTTGGAAGATACACTTACTGACGAACACGTTCGTGTTCATTTTCTACGAGAAGTTTACAGAGACTGCGGCCTCCAGAGACTGCCAATTGGGCATCAGGTGGGGTGACTTTCGACTCCATGGGTGCCAGTAGGAAGATGGGCGTTTTCTAGCAGAATGTAGGCACTTTTATATTTTCCGCGGTGCCTTCCTTGATGCCATTGTTCACTCATTGTCTGCGACAAATGGTAGTGCACACAACAGCACGTGTAGGCCCTCAGAGTCATAAGAACCCACAAGTAATTGGTTCCGATGTTGATTTGTAGGCGTCGTCTTCTGTAGAGTTGTCGTTGTAGGtctttgaaaatgaaaaaaattaaccTTGGATTAGGGTTTTTAGACGACTGAGTCAGTTTGTGTAGACGGAAATGTACGGTGGGAGTGTACTTGACGTTATGCATTAGTAGACGATCGATGCCTTGATGATAGATTGTTCAAATCAAGTTTAAATTAAGCCACACATTTTCCCAGGCTTACGGTACAGCCACTTCAACTTTTAGTAAAAATTTCAATCCTCGCTGCTGCCTCGCGGCTATGTTTGCACACTATCGCAGCCCATAGGAACATATCTTTCCCAACACGTTGTTCATCTTCAGGGAACGAGTCCGGCTTTACATCATTCGAGTGGATGCTTTTACGCTGGATGGCCCCTTAATCACACCTCGTGGCATATATCTAACTCGGGTTTGTATTATAGACTAGCTGTCTTCGATATAATTCTCGTAGTGTATTTTGATGTACGCGACCTACGGACATAAGAAGGGTGAGATCAGATGCTTTTCTTTAATTAGATAGGAAAATATATGATATTACGGTTGGCTAGATGGATGCGAAAAACATGTATTAAATAAGGTGAAGGGCCTAGATATGAAGGGTCTCAGATTTGAGGCTTTCTCAATCGCAGAACTCAGGTTGAGGTTGTGTTTCAGAACCCTGCCTCTACCACATTCAGAAACATCTTTCAAATTATTTACCATGCGCGTTCCAAAGCTCCCCTGGTGGATGGGAAGGTTAATCAAATCGCGTGAGTAGGGATGGAGTACATGAACGTACATGCGAACCGGGGCACTCGCACTCTCAAACCTCGAGGTTTGTAGGGCGGAGATACCGCGTTGACGGGTACCTACTCAGACGAAATCCATCGCGGATTTCCCAGGCTATGCCTAACACCTCGGTATGATGGTCCGTACTTAAATTATCGTGTGTAAATGTGATATGTGGCACGGAGAAGCCGTCGAAGAGCATTTCGGGAAAATAAGTAATTGGTGACGAGAACAGTACAAGAAAGTTCTGTTAGGCATGGCGCGATATAATTTCTCACTTCAAGGAATGCCACAAGCCGCATTACAACCTGTTCAGGGACGTATATCAAAATGATTCTTTGCATGGTACTTCATTGATTTGATATTTCCTCTTCTCATATCGACAACTACAAAGCCTGAACCGAAAGTTACTACACTCTTGCTGATCCACAGAATGTCCGTATACGAAACCAATAACTTGTACATATGCGGGTTGACTCTGAAGATTCAGAGTTGTGTCAATGGGCAGCCCAAGCTGACTGGACGGCAGCTAAACAGCAAGACGCTTGATTAGGAAGTTCAGATGTTGAGAGTAAGTATGCGTCGACTTACGAGCCGTATCCGTCCGTGGTAAATGGCCCGCAGCAGACATACGACACGGGGCCTAAAGAAAAGGGTGATTTAGTGTCAGAAATACTCTGGTATTCATGATAGAAAATAGACTTACATCTAATGCTCTATATGAATGGTTGAAGTTCCGGAATGGTGCGGATTGTCAGCATCAGGGTAGTAGTACAAGTCAGAGAGAAGATATTCAGAAATGGATGCATACATTTGGACCTCCGCCTGAAACATGTAAATGCACCATGGTAGGCATTAAGCGGCATAATTAAAATACAAATACATAAATGGACATACACAGGATAAGCGCACTATCAGCGCTTGGAAGTGCCACCACTTGCGATATGGATGTAAGGACGCCGGCAACGAGAAAGAGTACAGTCTTCATGCTAAGTCTACAGATGGGGGACATCAAGACGTGTAGTAAAGGATTATATACGGTTTTCTGATGTCAGGGCAATGCGTTCCTTGGTttacagagtgacacggcAGTCATGGACGACTCGGCTAAGTGACTGAAGTTTAACAAACAAAATGAATTCGTGCCTTGATATTGAGCATGATAAAAATAGTCCAATACAAGCGCTGGTTGGGGTATTACATTAAGTTTTGAAAAAGAACCCAGGCTGTTCACATGTGCAAACCACACGACTTGACCCACGCCTGAACATAACGTACGAAGCATTCAGACTAACTTATATCTATTATCAGTGAACCGTCTGCACGCCAGCCCCTATCTCAAGTACGTGTTCCTGAATAATCGACATCACATGAGGATGCGCCAAGCGTAACGCGCCCACCCGTCGCGCTCAGTTGGCGCCGCTGACGCGGAGTTGTGTTATCAGACTTCGGTGAAAATACACATGGGACCGCTGGGACTGCGATTGGAGTCTGGATATGTCTACCTCCATTTGCGGTTTAGTTGTCTGGGGAAAGGACTCGGATGAGGGATGAGGGAATTATCCTTTTTCAATCAACTGTGTAGTACTACGTCAACTTCAAGGCGGTGCAGCACACAGTTTATAGGTAGGCGTGTACGTACATACCCGGGTCAACGTTACGTTCTTAATACACCCaataaaagaagaaaagaagaacacAGGAAACAGCCTGATTGTactttttcactttttccaCATACAGTTAGAAGCGCTTGATGACTCGCTCGTCCCAATGATTCGCGAGAAACACACGGGTTTGGAATAGCGACGGAGGCACTCTGTTCGCGCTCGGGCGTACAGAGTGCTCGAAAATACAAATTAGATATTATAGTGATTAAGTACACGTGGGGGAGCAGCATCGCGCATAGGCGGGGCTGCTCGTGAGCAAGGAAATGAGAAAACGCTACATATGGGGTGACATTGCACGAATGCGTGGCCACTTTGTCGAGGTCAAGGCTCTACATATCAGTCAAGGCTGTACATATCAGTCACGGTTGCGCAAAATAGCATGCGCTAAGAAGAAAAGGCGTTGCAAATCGCGTTGTTCAGCGCTACTGCGTGCGCATTTAAGCAACCACTGCAGTTGCGCAATCAAGCCCATCACGAGTTCAAACGGCAAGGTGGCGAAGTGAACAGAATCGTCGATGAGCCGATGGCAAACTTCGATCTGGAAGTCTTGTAAAACGGGTGACGATTCCATGTTTGGGAACGGAGTTTGGGCTTGCAATTCTGCAGTAGGTTGGATGGGTGGATACAAGTCGGACGGCCAATTGATGGGAGGCAACACGCGTGGGATCAGAGTAGAACGGGGACGGAAATCGTTCGGTTGAGATTGTTGGTTATTGTAAGATGAGTAGTCGTCGTATTGTGTATAATCAGAGTAGTTGTTGTCATTGTGGGCAAGTGAGAGGGTGTTGCTGAGGGGAGGAGGTGATGCGGGTTGTGAAACAGCGGGTGAAATGACAGTGAGGGGAGGAGGTGATGCGGGTTGTGAAACAGCGGGTGAAACGACAGTGGAGGACTCGCTGGGTTGGGGTGAAAAAGCATTGGAGGTTGCGTACATCCGTCGCAGTAGGACGGGGGTAGCAGGACGGGAGTGTGTAATGTTGTGTAAAGCAGCGACAGCATTATTCCAAGCAAGGTCGTCAGTGGAAGAGTTGAAAGTTTCTGTGGACGAGTGTTGGTGTAAAATGGCATTGATGGCTGCGGCATTGTTGGTGAAAAATTCCATTAAAGTTGCATCAGAATTTTCGTGGTTGGACGTGGTAGAAGGGGTGTTATAAGAACGTGCCAtgggaggagaagggtggGTTTTGAAAACAATGTTTTGGTGATTCGCTCGGAATGTGATAGAGCGGTTGGAAGAGCAATGTTTTTGCCCCCACCGTTTAGACATTTACTGGAATGTGAAACCTCATGTGTGAGCTCATGCCGCTTGGGGCCGAGCAGAGGTTTGATCAACACCGTTTGTGCTCTCAGGCTGACGGTGGCAATGTATAAGGCGCTATTCACATTTCCTCGCGGTTTTCTCCAGAGCTTCTCATTGGATTTTTGTAATCTTCCTATTAAACTCAACCAATGATTCGCGAGAAACACACGGGTTTGGAATAGCGACGGAGGCACTCTGTTCGCGCTCGGGCGTACAGAGTGCTCGAAAATACAAATTAGATATTATAGTGATTAAGTACACGTGGGGGAGCAGCATCGCGCATAGGCGGGGCTGCTCGTGAGCAAGGAAATGAGAAAACGCTACATATGGGGTGACATTGCACGAATGCGTGGCCACTTTGTCGAGGTCAAGGCTAAccattgaatttttttttttttttttttatgaTTTTGGATTAGAATGATGCGAAGtttcaaaaaagaaacttCAATAGAGGAGCGGGAAAGTGGTTAAGTATGAGTAGTAACATTTGGTGCGCGGGATTTGGCGTAGAGCAAACCCTGTATGATTGCGGGATGTCTTCGAATATAGATTAGAAACGCCTGGGAAGACCATCGGCCCATCTGTTGTATGATTGTTGGAGGCACACCGTGTTCTGCTAGGGATGTGGCACCTCCTGCTCGCATACTTTGGCCAGCGATGGAGTTGGAAAAGAAACGTCGAAGCCTAGTCATAAAGAAATGCCGTGTGGGAATGGCACCTGTCGACGTGAGCCATAAAGGGCCGCTGGAGTTACCGAAAAGTTGATCTCGCGAACGTAAGTAGTTGGTGAAGTGCGACACAGGGTTATGTTGGAATTGAGTAGCTTTGACAATGACGTGGTTTCCTTGAAAAAACCGATCGGCCTTGTGGTATGGCAACCAAAATTCAAACTGGGAAGTGGATAAGCGTACGGAGCTGCGCATGGTGATTTTGCGCCAGTCACGAAGACGTTTTTCGTCGGGTAGAGTCATCTCGCCAAGACGTAATAGGGCGAAAAAACCCGTCATGACcatagaaagaaaaagtgaGTCGTCGTGGTCATTGGAGGTCGTGTAATGTTGCTTCAGTAATTGCAGATCGTCGAGAGTTAATGCTTCTTTGCGAGTTTGAGGGGTACCATGCCGTTTTTTGCAGCCAACCAAAGTTCGTTTTAACAACGGAGAGGTACGGGCCTGTCGGACATTGGGGAAATGAGGTTCTAGTTGGTGTACAATGCCAGACAAATAAGTTTCGACGGTGTGTATTTTGTTAAATGATGATTGGTAAGTCACGTATAACGAAAGGGTGTCGGGTGTTGGCTCTACGGGAATGTTGTGGTTATGAACAAAAGCCAGGTAGGAGTTAAGGGCGGAACCGTAGGCGTTTTCAGTGGAGATGTCAATGGCTTCCCCCAGAGCCAAAGCACGTTCGTGCTGTAATTTTTCGGCGGACCACACAGGGCGATGTGGCTGACGAGGGGGACGAACACGGGTGATTACAGTGTTCTTTCCAACGACCATGGAGGAGGTTGGAAAGGTGAAATTTCAAGTCTCGGTTCGATCGTCAGTGCAGTCGAGAACTGGGAGCGTGACAGAGCGTCTGCCACAGTATTTTCGTCACCTGGCACGTGTAAGATTCGTAGTTTAAGGTTCTTGTCAAGAACAAGGTCAACGGAGGCTTTTAAAAGCTCGTTGAATTGAGGTGTACACGCCAGAGATGAAAATATTGCCACCGTATTCAAATTGTCGGTGAATATGGTAACTTTGTTTCCGTAACCAGCAATCTTGGCAACGTTTGCCAAGGCACAGTAAACACATAACGCTTCATAATAAAAGATAATGGATGTATTGCTTTGAAGAGGAGTTGAAGAATAAAAGGCTTGAGCGGATGATGGGAACCAAAATCCCATTCCGTCAGGGCAAGCATCGCAATAGATCACAAAGTCGGATTGAGATACATCCCATTCCCGAGATTGCAGCAAGTGTACCCCGTCCGAATTGTCTAAATGTTTGATAGCCCATAGAAAATCATTGCGAATTTGGTCATTGACGCGAATATTGCGAAAAGGGTTGTATAAGCCAGCTGTCTTTGGGTAGAAATTATTCAGACAGGGACGCAAGAGGGGATAGACGTTCAGTGCCCAGTTTATCCACCCGGCCATTTGTTGCCAATATTTAAGTTTGAAGTTGGTTGCTTTGCGACTAGGAGGCTTAATTGCCCACGTTTTCATTGCTTCTATTAATGCTTCTTTGGAATGAGAAGGCATAGCGAAAGTCATATGATTAGGATCAACTTCGACACCTATGACGGGCAGAATGTTTGCAGAAAgttgttttttctctttgtgGGGGATGCCTAGTTCGTCCCAGAGACGGAGTAAAATCGCTTGATGATAAGGAAGATGTTTTTGGTAAGGTTCGTAATAAGATGTGTTGCCTTCGAGATCAAAACCCGAAGAGTCATCAACATAATTGGCGAGGTAGTCGATACCGCGTTTGCGTGTTGCTATCCAGGCAACAAGTGCATTAAAAGCAATAAAAATAGACCCAGAAGCCGAATTTCCAAAGGCGTTGCATCTGTCAATGTAACGCAGGCCGTCAACAGTGTTAACTTGCTTTAATT
This genomic interval carries:
- a CDS encoding Caseinolytic peptidase B protein-like protein (Caseinolytic peptidase B protein homolog), whose protein sequence is MESKVTPPDAQLAVSGGRSLCKLLVENEHERVRQLLEISPDLINTRHPLGWAPLHTATLNCDPELLAFILSLPGLDVSVKDQSTFNTSSSDADIQCRKEELCPKIVGTESTAGASALHFACMRGDAAVLDLYIGSTTDISKGFDWQDEKKRLPREYFDLARVDIEVVRAYHEATVQWRMRYRSLERKVGSRTQIYVINVDSAALCRAICERDLEYCKEIINSNKSLAITRSRGIYGRISSIIKSLKPASIDLHSITSANPYSDDDSQPLHLACLVGEMSVVELILQAGGDWERKDDNNMLPEEYVKVHGSVRMEEFRALCAEEKERRDKKVQQRKAEEAKEKEAKEKEEKRKLDEQLEALVCMGELMDDLQHERERDLEGLSDEKARKRAERASKAQKRCNKAERKKTAKAEKEKKRKQIAEDKYRMRHLEIERSIGANVVGQRGPIRSIASALRLRENGWVDPERPLVLMFLGSSGIGKTEIAKRIALYLHNDALKTAVRDKANGRSSRDNDSESGDDSDEDGNNNRDASKDGGKEGKKERKITLRDIEKSGTFVRIDMSEYQHSHTVANLTGSPKGYVGYEGGGNLTNQLRKNPRAVVLFDEIEKAHPDVLTVFLQLFDDARITDPKHGTIHCPDAVFIMTSNLGSEEIRQAAPGLHKLVERTEAVDMHTQYLNGIANFNKTLYPVLKKTLKRDEFLGRINQMVVFLPFTENEIRKIVRVELDKWKKRAHEHHGIRLSWTPEVIAKLAQGYDENYGARSVSNEVKSCAIQG